One region of Athene noctua chromosome 18, bAthNoc1.hap1.1, whole genome shotgun sequence genomic DNA includes:
- the LOC141968056 gene encoding glutamine-rich protein 2-like has translation MGTPWAGGSLYSEPGLKGETPSLTACPLGPHLDKESIASILADLQGRVSSLQGLTSDLQGEKGKIRQLEDALGKLEVAGATWKGDVSNQITLQLGSTLQEIKYKLKELEEQQQMTKATLEQLVAKTADKPQEQLGELRATVSSTGQEQAEVQAACPVCSTDLSKQVGQLLQRYEKLQDLVDDFMSRQAVGKVVRQLPGRSQQDEELLKRIQATITQVQGDYEKLSSVTESLLNDRHQKQKDIEALFRSLERLEKEKADKEDLVLGIDVKAVKTALAGKVSRAQFEASMERQREMIQEMLSRVTGQEQGWHQVQQQLSEEMDSKLDRLELGPFRQQLEEHCRSILEQLEEKAPLTEADDAAGTKKQVLAHFHCLSCDRPLSVLVPAQHIVANPYMPPLPPNFAGRSHAVPEVEQTPQHSHRELAAECGYPSVPRRCGGRHTLTHPLQRCPCPQPLPPGALRPLQPQTLLPTKHDEMELLGQDGHVYRGRRGRQLSVLVGKEGTAGPPSGRGSSGGEGGSGVGRVPSFPPPHVPPGSPQPSSLCSLLPNFPRAKPNLSPRQRDARDTGRLLSRPQSAVSSLSQPGTPASPETRTASSHGHLSQARGLLPPLRPLWDRSSTSEARQDWGSPTEPPPPPPPSRRAGISGQQQ, from the exons atggggacaccctgggctggaggctcgttgTACTCAGAGCCTGGCCTCAAAGGTGAGACCCCCTCACTGACAGCGTGTCCCCTTGGACCACATCTAGACAAGGAGAGCATCGCCAGCATCCTGGCCGACCTCCAGGGCCGGGTGTCCTCGCTTCAGGGCCTGACCAGCGACCTGCAGGGCGAGAAAGGGAAG atcaggcagctggaagatgcccttggaaagctggaggtagcTGGAGCCACCTGGAAAGGGGACGTCAGCAACCAGATCACCCTGCAACTGGG gtccacactgcaggagataaagtataagctgaaggagctggaagaacagcagcagatgaccaaggccacgctggagcagttggtGGCCAAGACAGCTGACAAGCCGCAGGAGCAG ctgggTGAGCTGAGGGCGACCGTGTCAagcacggggcaggagcaggcagaggtgcaggcagcgtgccccgtctgcagcacagacctcagcaagcaggtggggcagctcctccagcgctACGAGAAGCTCCAGGACCTGGTGGACGACTTCATGTCGCGGCAGGCGGTGGGCAAGGTGGTGAggcagctgccagggaggagcCAG CAGGACGAGGAGCTGCTGAAGCGCATCCAGGCCACCATCACGCAGGTGCAAGGGGACTATGAGAAGCTCAGCTCTGTCACCGAGAGCCTCCTGAATGACCGgcaccagaagcagaaagatatcGAG GCTCTGTTCCGGtccctggagaggctggagaaggagaaagccGACAAGGAAGACCTTGTGCTGGGAATTGACGTG aAGGCAGTCAAAACCGCCCTGGCCGGCAAAGTGAGTCGCGCCCAGTTTGAGGCAAGCATGGAGCGGCAGCGTGAGATGATCCAGGAGATGCTGAGCCGGgtgacggggcaggagcagggctggcaccaggtccagcagcagctcagtgaagagaTGGACTCCAAG CTGGACCGCCTGGAGCTGGGCCCTttccggcagcagctggaggagcactgcaggagcatccTGGAGCAGCTCGAGGAGAAGGCGCCGCTGACGGAGGCTGACGATGCAGCTGGGACGAAGAA gcaggtgctggcCCATTTCCACTGCTTGTCCTGCGACCGGCCCCTCAGCGTGCTGGTGCCTGCCCA gcacatcgTGGCCAACCCATAcatgccaccgctgccccccaacTTTGCCGGGCGCTCCCATGCTGTCCCTGAGGTGgagcaaacaccacagcacagccacag GGAGCTGGCGGCTGAGTGTGGGTACCCCAGCGTGCCACGGCGCTGCGGGGGCCGGCACACCCTCACCCacccgctgcagcgctgcccgtgcccccagcccctcccgcccggcgccctgcggccgctccagccccaaaccctgctccccaccaag cacgacGAGATGGAGCTGTTGGGCCAGGATGGCCACGTCTacaggggccggcggggcaggcAGCTGTCTGTGCTCGTGGGCAAGGAGGGTACGGCTGGGCCACCCTCAGGGAGAGGATCCAgcgggggtgaagggggcagtgGAGTGGGCAGGGTGCCCAGTTTTCCCCCCCCACATGttccccctggctccccccagcccagctccctctgctccctcctgccgaACTTCCCCAGGGCCAAGCCCAACCTGTCCCCGAGGCAGCGGGACGCCAGGGACACCGGCCGCCTGCTCTCCCGGCCCCAGAGTGCTGTGTCCTCGCTCAGCCAGCCAg gcacccccgccTCGCCAGAGACCAGGACAGCCTCCTCCCACGGCCACCTCTCCCAGGCACGGgggctcctcccgcccctccgGCCCTTGTGGGACAGATCCAGCACCTCGGAAGCCAGGCAGGACTGGGGGTCCCCGACCGAACCCCCACCACCTCCGCCACCAAGCAGGAGAGCAGGCATCTCTGGCCAGCAGCAATAA
- the LOC141967831 gene encoding phosphoribosyl pyrophosphate synthase-associated protein 1-like isoform X2, giving the protein MMAKEKPPITVVGDVGGRIAIVVDDIIDDVESFVAAAEILKERGAYKIFVMATHGLLSADAPRLIEESSIDEILVIPAWTLPFPQLSACDRFLTAQTFYLPLSPS; this is encoded by the exons atgATGGCCAAGGAGAAACCGCCAATAACTGTGGTTGGAGACGTTGGAGGAAGAATTGCCATCGTTGTG GATGACATCATCGATGATGTGGAAAGCTTTGTagctgctgcagagatcctgAAAGAGCGTGGAGCCTACAAGATTTTTGTGATGGCTACTCACGGGCTCCTGTCAGCAGATGCCCCCCGTCTCATAGAGGAATCCTCCATCGATGAG atattagtcatccctgcctggacacttcccttcccacagctgagtgcatgtgatcgctttctcactgcacagaccttctacctgcccctctcccccagctga
- the LOC141967831 gene encoding phosphoribosyl pyrophosphate synthase-associated protein 1-like isoform X1 — translation MMAKEKPPITVVGDVGGRIAIVVDDIIDDVESFVAAAEILKERGAYKIFVMATHGLLSADAPRLIEESSIDEVVVTNTVPHEVQKLQCPKIKTVDISLILSEAIRRIHNGESMAYLFRNITVDD, via the exons atgATGGCCAAGGAGAAACCGCCAATAACTGTGGTTGGAGACGTTGGAGGAAGAATTGCCATCGTTGTG GATGACATCATCGATGATGTGGAAAGCTTTGTagctgctgcagagatcctgAAAGAGCGTGGAGCCTACAAGATTTTTGTGATGGCTACTCACGGGCTCCTGTCAGCAGATGCCCCCCGTCTCATAGAGGAATCCTCCATCGATGAG GTGGTAGTGACCAACACAGTTCCTCACGAGGTACAGAAGCTGCAGTGCCCCAAGATAAAGACGGTGGATATCAGTTTGATTCTCTCTGAAGCCATCCGACGAATCCACAATGGCGAGTCCATGGCCTATCTCTTTCGCAACATCACTGTCGATGACTAG
- the LOC141967989 gene encoding uncharacterized protein LOC141967989 translates to MAPLSLSQLLDVAIGTPEVGAVDFTALYSLLQAVLGHLGLEDLPALGCDQPPEAPLRAEGAQGRGPGTELLTPSKDPLQGTVSTACDASTAADMGQMKTKIEENKSSISEAVALSQDLLEEIGRMKAAQSRMEEDIRTIQEALGMGNLQDAAGQLPALRDQTALDSDVVRPHAHPDPAPGWRQLHPRGTSARSPSVSGHGPGGGQCSCGSHPTWLRGQG, encoded by the exons atggccccgctcagcctgtcccagctgctggacGTTGCCATCGGGACGCCCGAGGTCGGGGCCGTCGACTTCACGGCGCTGtacagcctgctgcaggctgtgctggggcacctgggcctggaggacctgcctgccctggggtgcGATCAGCCCCCCGAGGCACCCCTCAGAGCAgaaggggcacagggcagaggcccaggcacagagctgctgacccCCTCGAAGGACCCGCTGCAGGGGACCGTGAGCACCGCATGTGATGCCTCCACGGCTGCCGACATGggacagatgaaaacaaagattgaagagaacaagagcagcatCTCTGAG GCCGTAGCTCTTTCCCAGGATCTCCTCGAGGAGATCGGCAGGATGAAGGCGGCGCAGTCCCGCATGGAAGAGGACATCCGGACGATCCAGGAGGCGCTTGGCAtg GGGAATCTCCAGGATGCTGCCGGCCAGCTGCCGGCCCTCCGTGACCAGACAGCGTTGGACAGTGACGTGGTACGGCCCCACGCACACCCGGATCCTGCTCCAGGATGGAGGCAGCTGCATCCCCGAGGCACCAGTGCACGCAGTCCCTCCGTGTCAGGTCatgggcccggggggggtcagtgctCCTGTGGGTCCCACCCCACCTGGCTACGTGGCCAGGGTTGA
- the LOC141968057 gene encoding uncharacterized protein LOC141968057 yields the protein MDTPHGASSVLGLKGPGTQPVPRTSKGTSKGTPETQPGSLGTQRAPVATEKGAGTSSDKKKTSDARATTLGTQTESPGIKTTKLGTESGAPDTQISTPGVQPGAPSTQTTTPGVQPGAPSTQTTTPGVQPGAPSTQTTAPGVQPGAPSTQTTTPGVQPGAPSTQTTTPGVQPGAPSTQTTTPGVQSAAPSTQRTTPGVQSGAPSTQTTTPGVQPGIPSTQTTTAGVQRGAPSTQTTIPGVQPTPPGTQGGGAVVQPSSFCMDSSLSGAEKIPGEAILDALGTQMDDTSPREEGKALSTTQLAWTGHPAVGTLPTSQGLEIPLDADPRATSPSQEPPVPCGSSGSSSVPDRYAETVEALRQIGQLSHLCATLKQQVAQLEATKSDHAELEKLRLLFSGGDKESIASILADLQGRVSSLQGLTSDLQGEKGKIRQLEDALGKLEVAGATWKGDVSNQITLQLGSTLQEIKYKLKELEEQQQMTKATLEQLVAKTADKPQEQLGELRATVSSTGQEQAEVQAACPVCSTDLSKQVGQLLQRYEKLQDLVDDFMSRQAVGKVVRQLPGRSQQDEELLKRIQATITQVQGDYEKLSSVTKNLLNDRHQKQKDIEALFRSLERLEKEKADKEDLVLGIDVKAVKTALAGKVSRAQFEASMERQREMIQEMLSRVTGQEQGWHQVQQQLSEEMDSKLDRLELGPFRQQLEEHCRSILEQLEEKAPLTEADDAAGTKKQVLAHFHCVSCDRPLSVLVPAPHIVANPYMPPLPPNFAGRSHAVPEVEQTPQHSHRERAAECGYPSVPRRCGGRHTLTHPLQRCPCPQPLPPGALRPLQPQTLLPTKHDEMELLGQDGHVYRGRRGRQLSVLAGKEGTAGPPSRRGSSGGEGGSGVGRVPIFPPTHVPPGSPQPSSLCSLLPNFPRAKPNLSPRQRDARDTGRLLSRPQSAVSSLSQPGTPASPETRTASSHGHLSQARGLLPPLRPLWDRSSTSEARQDWGSPTEPPPPPPPSRRAGISGQQQ from the exons ATGGACACCCCGCATGGggcaagctcagtgctgggactgaagggaccagggacacagcctgtaCCCAGGACCAGCAAAGGGACAAGCAAGGGGACTCCAGAgacacagcctggctccctggggacacagagagcaCCAGTGGCCACTGAGAAGGGGGCAGGCACTTCCTCAGACAAGAAAAAGACTTCTGATGCCCGTGCCaccaccctggggacacagaCAGAATCCCCTGGCATCAAGACGACCAAACTGGGGACAGAGTCAGGGGCCCCTGACACCCAGATCTCCActccaggggtgcagccaggggcccccagcacccaaaccaccacgccaggggtgcagccaggggcccccagcacccaaaccaccacgccaggggtgcagccaggggcccccagcacccaaaccaccgcgccaggggtgcagccaggggcccccagcacccaaaccaccacgccaggggtgcagccaggggcccccagcacccaaaccaccacgccaggggtgcagccaggggcccccagcacccaaacgaCCACCCCAGGGGTGCAGTCAgcggcccccagcacccaaaggaCCACCCCAGGGGTGCAGTCAGGGGCCCCCAGTACCCAAACCaccaccccaggggtgcagccagggatCCCCAGTACCCAAACCACCACCgcaggggtgcagagaggggcccccagcacccaaaccaccatcccaggggtgcagccaacacctccagggacccaaggaggaggagcagtGGTTCAGCCAAGCTCCTTCTGCATGGACTCCAGCCTTTCTGGTGCTGAGAAAATCCCTGGTGAAGCGATCCTTGATgctctggggacacagatggATGATACAAGTCCCAGGGAGGAAGGCAAGGCTTtatccaccacacagcttgcctgGACAGGCCACCCAGCGGTGGGGACCTTGCCCACATCCCAGGGGCTAGAGATCCCCCTTGACGCTGATCCCAGGGCCACGTCCCCTTCACAAGAGCCTCCCGTGCCCTGCGGGTCCTCgggctccagcagtgtccccgACCGCTACGCAGAGACGGTGGAGGCTCTCCGCCAGAtcgggcagctcagccacctctgtgccaccctgaagcagcaggtggCCCAGCTGGAAGCCACCAAGTCAGACCACGCTGAGCTTGAGAAGCTGCGCCTACTCTTCTCAGGGGGAG ACAAGGAGAGCATCGCCAGCATCCTGGCCGACCTCCAGGGCCGGGTGTCCTCGCTTCAGGGCCTGACCAGCGACCTGCAGGGCGAGAAAGGGAAG atcaggcagctggaagatgcccttggaaagctggaggtagcTGGAGCCACCTGGAAAGGGGACGTCAGCAACCAGATCACCCTGCAACTGGG gtccacactgcaggagataaagtataagctgaaggagctggaagaacagcagcagatgaccaaggccacgctggagcagttggtGGCCAAGACAGCTGACAAGCCGCAGGAGCAG ctgggTGAGCTGAGGGCGACCGTGTCAagcacggggcaggagcaggcagaggtgcaggcagcgtgccccgtctgcagcacagacctcagcaagcaggtggggcagctcctccagcgctACGAGAAGCTCCAGGACCTGGTGGACGACTTCATGTCGCGGCAGGCGGTGGGCAAGGTGGTGAggcagctgccagggaggagcCAG CAGGACGAGGAGCTGCTGAAGCGCATCCAGGCCACCATCACGCAGGTGCAAGGGGACTACGAGAAGCTCAGCTCTGTCACCAAGAACCTCCTGAATGACCGgcaccagaagcagaaagatatcGAG GCTCTGTTCCGGtccctggagaggctggagaaggagaaagccGACAAGGAAGACCTTGTGCTGGGAATTGACGTG aAGGCAGTCAAAACCGCCCTGGCCGGCAAAGTGAGTCGCGCCCAGTTTGAGGCAAGCATGGAGCGGCAGCGTGAGATGATCCAGGAGATGCTGAGCCGGgtgacggggcaggagcagggctggcaccaggtccagcagcagctcagtgaagagaTGGACTCCAAG CTGGACCGCCTGGAGCTGGGCCCTttccggcagcagctggaggagcactgcaggagcatccTGGAGCAGCTCGAGGAGAAGGCGCCGCTGACGGAGGCTGACGATGCAGCTGGGACGAAGAA gcaggtgctggcCCATTTCCACTGCGTGTCCTGCGACCGGCCCCTCAGCGTGCTGGTGCCTGCCCC gcacatcgTGGCCAACCCATAcatgccaccgctgccccccaacTTTGCCGGGCGCTCCCATGCTGTCCCTGAGGTGgagcaaacaccacagcacagccacag GGAGCGGGCGGCTGAGTGTGGGTACCCCAGCGTGCCACGGCGCTGCGGGGGCCGGCACACCCTCACCCacccgctgcagcgctgcccgtgcccccagcccctcccgcccggcgccctgcggccgctccagccccaaaccctgctccccaccaag cacgacGAGATGGAGCTGTTGGGCCAGGATGGCCACGTCTacaggggccggcggggcaggcAGCTGTCTGTGCTCGCGGGCAAGGAGGGTACGGCTGGGCCACCCTCAAGGAGAGGATCCAgcgggggtgaagggggcagtgGAGTGGGCAGGGTGCCCATTTTTCCCCCCACACATGttccccctggctccccccagcccagctccctctgctccctcctgccgaACTTCCCCAGGGCCAAGCCCAACCTGTCCCCGAGGCAGCGGGACGCCAGGGACACCGGCCGCCTGCTCTCCCGGCCCCAGAGTGCTGTGTCCTCGCTCAGCCAGCCAg gcacccccgccTCGCCAGAGACCAGGACAGCCTCCTCCCACGGCCACCTCTCCCAGGCACGGgggctcctcccgcccctccgGCCCTTGTGGGACAGATCCAGCACCTCGGAAGCCAGGCAGGACTGGGGGTCCCCGACCGAACCCCCACCACCTCCGCCACCAAGCAGGAGAGCAGGCATCTCTGGCCAGCAGCAATAA